The following coding sequences are from one Panicum hallii strain FIL2 chromosome 5, PHallii_v3.1, whole genome shotgun sequence window:
- the LOC112892047 gene encoding uncharacterized protein LOC112892047, producing the protein MKHTTSESDVTSMATTSPPRTPKTPKRPAYYVQSPSRDSHDDGDKSSTTHTTPVYNNSPLDSPSHPSTGRHSRISSATRFSGTLRSSSPGSRAGGRKRLSTKGWREITAIDEEGAYDELDEEPELPRCCVVAFWLSALLLAFTVICLSVWGAARQYKPSVVVKSLTVHNFYAGEGTDRTGVPTKLVTLNCSLKINVHNPSTMFGIHVSSSSIRLMYSEIAVANGQFEKFYQPRTSRRVASAILHGEKTPLYGAGATLAPSNAGGRVPLTLELAVRSRGYVMGKLVRVTHARRVRCPVAIDPGSSKPVRFRQSACTHT; encoded by the exons ATGAAGCACACGACGTCGGAGTCGGACGTGACGAGCATGGCGACGACGTCGCCGCCGCGGACGCCCAAGACCCCGAAGCGGCCGGCGTACTACGTGCAGAGCCCGTCGCGCGACTCCCACGACGACGGCGACAAGTCGTCGACGACGCACACCACGCCCGTGTACAACAACAGCCCCCTCGACTCCCCCTCGCACCCCTCCACGGGCCGCCACTCCAGGATCTCCTCGGCCACGCGCTTCTCCGGGACGCTCCGGTCGTCGTCGCCCGGCAGCAGGGCCGGCGGCCGCAAGCGGCTCAGCACCAAGGGGTGGCGCGAGATCACCGCCATCGACGAGGAAGGCGCGTACGACGAGCTTGACGAGGAGCCCGAGCTCCCGCGGTGCTGCGTCGTCGCCTTCTGGCTCTCGGCTCTTCTCCTGGCGTTCACCGTCATCTGCCTCAGCGTCTGGGGCGCTGCTCGCCAGTACAAGCCTAGCGTCGTTGTCAAG AGCTTGACAGTGCACAATTTCTACGCCGGAGAAGGCACAGACCGCACCGGGGTGCCGACGAAGCTGGTCACACTGAACTGCTCACTGAAGATAAACGTTCACAACCCCTCTACAATGTTCGGCATCCATGTGTCCTCAAGCTCGATTAGGCTCATGTACTCGGAGATCGCGGTCGCCAACGGGCAG TTCGAGAAGTTTTACCAACCAAGGACCAGCCGTCGCGTCGCCTCCGCGATCCTGCACGGCGAGAAGACGCCCCTCTACGGAGCCGGTGCCACGCTTGCTCCGTCCAACGCCGGAGGCAGAGTGCCATTGACGCTAGAACTGGCCGTCAGAAGCAGAGGGTATGTGATGGGGAAGCTCGTGAGGGTGACACACGCGAGGCGTGTGAGATGCCCGGTTGCCATCGATCCCGGTAGCTCCAAGCCAGTTAGGTTCCGTCAGAGTGCTTGCACTCACACCTGA